Proteins encoded within one genomic window of Chitinophagales bacterium:
- the gcvT gene encoding glycine cleavage system aminomethyltransferase GcvT — protein sequence MKNTPLTDTHIALGAKMAEFAGYNMPISYKGIKEEHHQVRNAVGMFDVSHMGEFILEGENALALIQKVTSNDASKLADGQAQYSCMPNDKGGIVDDLLVYKIADNHYMLVVNASNIDKDWNWISSHNDLGVKMTNISDETSLLAVQGPQATATLQKLTSVNLSDIPYYHFSKGDFAGCKDVILSATGYTGAGGFELYIPNESAVTVWNKIIDAGTEFGLQPIGLGARDTLRLEMGFCLYGNDIDDTTNPIEAGLGWITKFTKSFIGDNFAKELKENGTKRKLVGIQMIDRGIPRHGYEVTDASGNKIGIVTSGSQTPSLDVSIGIAYIDVPYNKLDSEVFVKIREQLVKAKVVKMPFYQKSN from the coding sequence ATGAAAAATACCCCATTAACCGATACCCATATAGCATTAGGCGCCAAAATGGCGGAATTTGCAGGATATAACATGCCTATCTCCTATAAAGGAATCAAAGAGGAGCATCATCAAGTTCGCAATGCAGTAGGAATGTTTGATGTGAGCCACATGGGAGAATTTATACTTGAAGGGGAAAATGCCCTAGCCCTCATTCAAAAGGTCACCTCAAATGATGCCTCTAAACTAGCTGATGGTCAGGCACAATATTCCTGTATGCCCAATGATAAAGGCGGAATTGTAGATGATTTATTGGTTTATAAAATAGCTGACAACCACTATATGCTGGTCGTCAATGCTTCTAATATAGACAAGGATTGGAACTGGATATCGAGTCATAACGATTTGGGTGTGAAAATGACTAATATATCTGATGAAACTTCTTTGCTAGCTGTCCAAGGACCACAAGCCACAGCTACCTTGCAGAAATTAACCTCTGTCAATCTAAGTGATATCCCTTATTATCATTTTTCAAAAGGTGATTTTGCTGGCTGCAAAGATGTTATTCTTTCTGCTACAGGCTATACTGGTGCAGGCGGATTTGAACTCTATATTCCAAATGAAAGTGCCGTCACTGTTTGGAACAAAATTATTGATGCAGGCACGGAATTTGGTTTACAGCCTATAGGACTAGGTGCTAGAGATACGCTGAGATTAGAAATGGGTTTCTGCCTTTATGGAAATGATATCGATGACACAACCAATCCTATTGAAGCAGGTTTAGGTTGGATCACTAAATTTACTAAATCATTTATAGGAGATAACTTTGCAAAAGAGTTAAAAGAAAATGGTACAAAAAGAAAATTGGTAGGTATTCAAATGATCGATAGAGGTATTCCTCGACATGGATATGAAGTAACCGATGCTAGTGGAAATAAGATTGGAATTGTCACTTCTGGCTCTCAAACACCATCGTTGGACGTTTCCATAGGTATAGCTTACATTGATGTACCAT